The genome window AGAACATCCCGCCGGTGGGTGCGATCGGCTTGGAGAAACAGCTTGGGATTCGCTATCTGACGTTCGTCATTAAAGAACTCACCGCACTATGTACAGCGTTGAAAGAGAAAGGGGTCGAGTTCACCATTCCGGAGACGCAGATCCGTCCAGGGACGCGTATCGCCATGGTCAAAGACCCTGACGGCAATATCCTCGAATTCGTCGAACGTGGCTAATCGAAACCGGGCGTATCCGCACGGCGCGCCCGGCTTTTCTCCTCAAC of Deltaproteobacteria bacterium contains these proteins:
- a CDS encoding VOC family protein encodes the protein MLQVAKDSLDVGIFVSDIQKSLDFYQGILGLEKTEELKTGFGTLHRLKFGTSDIKLMDPKNIPPVGAIGLEKQLGIRYLTFVIKELTALCTALKEKGVEFTIPETQIRPGTRIAMVKDPDGNILEFVERG